In Hippoglossus stenolepis isolate QCI-W04-F060 chromosome 13, HSTE1.2, whole genome shotgun sequence, a single genomic region encodes these proteins:
- the wdr75 gene encoding WD repeat-containing protein 75 translates to MVEHGDVRVVHRGGSKINFREPVISNDSSFLLCASGECVKVFSTATEECVHDLRGHTGLVTGVRLKPSNHLQVYSCSTDGTVRLWDFTDGILIKTYVIGYPIYSIYTSANHEGVIFIVTSKSDQGSELFQLVAVQLPQSGEQLVEAREFSAVLPDVSSKPAAIAFGRGGEYIASAKGQQLEVFFFKKQKSYRFFLREDNKKGGKNTFTCVACHPKDDCIATGHEDGKIRLWRNFNQKKEYTYSTMHWHHGAVGSLRFTPEGTNLLSGGVESVLVQWRYNQENEKDFLPRLGAAITHIVVSPDGALFCTSHSDNKITIIQSCVKVSAVIQGLVKGDGVRTDLMVDPHSKAMVLNGKPGHLQFYSLQRDKLLYNLDIVQQEYIHEEGLQQFEVVKAAFTASGDWLATVEERQQKAAELELNLKLWAFDEQTQSFVLNTTISAPHEARITAMCFCHAAGSQTTMLVSTSKDGHFKAWQLAAPAHTQDEGSSWSCDFVGAYHGLVPESCCFSADGSLLAVSFQEVVTVWSPSSWELLTTLSQPPGAIRHLCFGRLSCSKYLLGATANSLLCCWNLLTCSLEWSTSMDTSFLLADPLSENIAAFCYQAGSTDLFVFKPNEPRPLFSQKAVCSGKVTRAVFAPREEMLESCEESSQWLNLSQLYFLTPYMDLMTFSTKAEEDKLMASSKQLVIDDSIAMTPFCLLLGKHRQQQENQDPLSVLSAERTPLPQGSVAIKELLQTPAHVLPSTSFLCSMFVQSLLISVTDSREEDKHVEEEMESDKENSDEEMESGSSRPEAVSADGQNAQAAARPLTKAQIRELRRVKKLDQGWLSNILDT, encoded by the exons ATGGTTGAACACGGGGACGTCCGCGTGGTTCACCGAGGAGGCAGTAAAATAAACTTCAGGGAGCCCGTCATCAGTAACGACTccag CTTCCTCCTGTGCGCCTCGGGAGAGTGCGTGAAGGTGTTCAGCACCGCCACCGAGGAGTGTGTCCACGACCTGCGGGGACACACCGGCCTGGTGACCGGGGTCCGGCTCAAGCCCTCCAACCACCTGCAG GTCTACTCCTGCTCAACAGATGGCACTGTCAGACTCTGGGACTTCACAGATGGAATCCTTATTAAG ACTTATGTCATCGGATACCCAATTTACTCCATCTATACATCTGCAAACCATGAAGGAGTCATCTTTATTGTTACCTCCAAAAGTGACCAAGGATCTG AGTTGTTCCAGCTGGTTGCGGTTCAACTGCCGCAGAGCGGAGAACAGTTGGTGGAGGCCCGAGAGTTTTCCGCTGTGCTTCCAGACGTCAGCTCGAAGCCCGCAGCCATTGCCTTCGGTCGAGGG GGGGAATATATTGCTTCAGCTAAAGGTCAGCAGCTGGAGGTCTTCTTCTTCAAGAAGCAGAAATCATACAG GTTTTTCCTCAGAGAAGACAACAAGAAGGGAGGAAAGAACACATTCACATGCGTCGCGTGTCACCCAAAAGACGACTGCATCGCCACCGGGCATGAGGATGGAAAGATCCGCTTGTG GAGAAACTTCAACCAAAAGAAGGAGTACACATATTCCACTATGCACTGGCACCACGGTGCCGTCGGCTCACTGCGCTTCACTCCAGAAG GTACCAACCTGCTGAGTGGAGGTGTGGAATCGGTGCTTGTCCAATGGCGATACAACCAAGAGAACGAGAAGGACTTCCTGCCCCGCCTCGGTGCTGCCATCACACACATTGTCGTCTCACCTGACGGAGCACTGTTCTGTACCTCACACAGTGACAACA AGATCACCATCATCCAGAGCTGTGTGAAAGTATCAGCTGTCATTCAAGGCCTGGTCAAAG GAGATGGGGTGAGGACAGACTTGATGGTGGACCCACACAGCAAAGCCATGGTTTTGAACGGCAAGCCAGGCCACCTGCAGTTTTACTCCCTCCAAAGAGACAAACTGCTGTACAAT ctGGACATTGTGCAGCAGGAATACATTCACGAGGAGGGCCTGCAGCAGTTTGAGGTGGTCAAGGCGGCCTTCACCGCCTCCGGAGACTGGCTTGCAACGGTGGAAGAAAGACAACAGAAGGCAGCCGAGCTGGAGCTTAATCTGAAGCTGTGGGCATTTgatgaacaaacacagag TTTTGTGCTGAACACGACCATCTCGGCTCCCCACGAGGCGCGGATTACAGCCATGTGCTTTTGCCATGCCGCCGGCAGCCAGACCACCATGCTGGTTTCCACCAGCAAGGACGGACACTTCAAAGCCTGGCAACTTGCTGCACCAGCCCACACACAGG ATGAAGGTTCTTCCTGGTCGTGTGACTTTGTCGGCGCCTATCACGGGCTGGTGCCCGAGTCCTGCTGCTTCTCAGCCGATGGCTCTTTGTTGGCTGTCAGCTTTCAGGAGGTGGTGACTGTGTGGAGCCCGTCGTCCTGGGAGCTCCTGACCACTCTGTCCCAGCCGCCAGGTGCTATTAG GCACCTTTGTTTTGGGCGACTAAGCTGTTCCAAGTATCTGCTGGGAGCCACTGCGAACAGCttgctctgctgctggaacCTGCTCACCTGCTCCT TGGAGTGGAGCACCTCCATGGACACCAGCTTTCTTCTGGCGGACCCTCTCTCTGAGAATATAGCCGCCTTCTGCTACCAGGCTGGATCCACTGACT tgtttgtctttaaGCCCAATGAGCCCCGGCCATTGTTTTCCCAGAAGGCTGTGTGTTCAGGGAAGGTGACTCGGGCTGTCTTCGCTCCAAGGGAGGAGATGCTGGAGAGCTGTGAGGAGAGCAGCCAGTGGCTCAACCTCTCTCAGCTGTACTTCCTCACTCCGTACATG GACCTCATGACGTTCAGCACCAAAGCCGAGGAGGACAAACTGATGGCTTCCAGCAAACAG CTGGTGATCGATGACAGTATCGCCATGACACCATTCTGCCTGTTGCTGGGGAAAcaccggcagcagcaggagaatcaAGACCCACTGAGCGTCCTGTCTGCGGAGAGAACCCCTCTGCCACAGGGCTCTGTTGCTATCAAGGAG CTTCTGCAGACCCCAGCCCACGTCCTGCCCTCCacctctttcctctgctccatgttTGTACAGTCTCTGCTCATCTCCGTCACAGACTCCAG